From one Desulfobaculum xiamenense genomic stretch:
- a CDS encoding cobyrinate a,c-diamide synthase, with protein MRLPRLVVTGLSGGAGKTINSLGLTRAWVEDGRTVAPFKKGPDYIDAMWLGLAARRPASNIDPFFMSDDTMRAVLHDRALGCDVAVIEGNRGLFDGMDVEGSCSTASVARALEAPVLLSLDCTKMTRTAAAVVAGVANFEQGVRIGGVILNRTAGERHRAILRSAIEQYTDVPVLGALPKISPDPIPERHMGLVSNREYAGQEDILANLARIMRENTDLDRIWSMACSAPTPTLPVPALWPAPAPEPDVIIGYVRDDALWFYYEENLEALRRAGARLVKLSLVDDAPWPTIHGLYLGGGFPETLAARLSANTAGRERVRALADAGLPLYAECGGFMYLGKSVTFEGKDHPMAGVLDIRTVFEPRPQGLGYSEAVVDRENPFHPLGARLVGHEFHYSRCVADGAEQPTTVLDVVRGTGTIAGRDGIVRDNVFAGYMHIHALGAPWWAPHFVAAARRFRDEGA; from the coding sequence CTGCGCCTTCCGCGTCTCGTCGTCACCGGCCTGTCCGGTGGGGCGGGAAAGACCATCAATTCCCTGGGGCTCACCCGCGCATGGGTCGAGGACGGCCGCACCGTCGCGCCCTTCAAGAAGGGCCCCGACTACATCGACGCCATGTGGCTCGGCCTTGCCGCGCGGCGTCCCGCCTCCAACATCGACCCCTTCTTCATGAGCGACGACACGATGCGCGCCGTGCTCCATGACCGAGCGCTCGGCTGCGACGTGGCCGTCATTGAGGGCAACCGTGGTCTCTTCGACGGCATGGACGTGGAAGGCTCGTGCTCCACGGCCAGCGTGGCCCGCGCCCTCGAAGCGCCGGTGCTCCTGTCGCTGGACTGCACGAAGATGACGCGTACCGCCGCCGCCGTGGTGGCAGGTGTGGCGAATTTCGAACAGGGCGTGCGCATCGGCGGGGTGATCCTCAACCGCACGGCGGGTGAGCGCCACCGCGCCATCTTGCGCTCCGCCATCGAACAGTACACGGACGTCCCCGTTCTCGGCGCGCTCCCCAAGATTTCCCCGGACCCCATCCCAGAGCGCCATATGGGGCTGGTGTCCAACCGCGAATACGCCGGGCAGGAGGACATCCTCGCCAATCTCGCCCGCATCATGCGCGAGAACACGGACCTCGACCGCATCTGGTCCATGGCGTGCTCCGCGCCTACGCCCACGCTGCCCGTGCCCGCACTGTGGCCCGCTCCGGCCCCGGAACCGGACGTGATCATCGGCTACGTGCGCGACGACGCGCTGTGGTTCTACTACGAGGAAAATCTCGAAGCCCTGCGCCGCGCCGGGGCACGGCTGGTGAAACTCTCGCTGGTGGATGACGCGCCGTGGCCTACCATCCACGGCCTATATCTCGGCGGCGGCTTTCCCGAAACCCTCGCCGCCCGCCTGTCGGCCAACACCGCCGGGCGCGAACGCGTGCGCGCGCTGGCCGACGCGGGACTTCCCCTCTACGCCGAATGCGGAGGCTTCATGTACCTCGGCAAAAGCGTTACCTTCGAGGGCAAGGACCACCCCATGGCCGGGGTGCTCGACATACGCACGGTCTTCGAACCGCGCCCGCAGGGGCTGGGCTACAGCGAGGCCGTCGTGGATCGCGAAAACCCGTTCCATCCGCTGGGCGCTCGCCTCGTTGGGCACGAATTCCACTATTCGCGCTGCGTGGCCGACGGCGCGGAACAGCCGACCACGGTCCTCGACGTCGTGCGCGGCACCGGCACAATCGCCGGGCGCGACGGAATCGTGCGGGATAACGTCTTCGCGGGCTACATGCACATCCATGCCCTCGGCGCTCCATGGTGGGCACCACACTTCGTCGCTGCGGCACGACGCTTCCGCGACGAGGGAGCCTAA
- a CDS encoding protein kinase domain-containing protein, with protein MRSIAQYEILGLLGRGGMGAVYKVRKADGPIVALKILAPTELLEAVAGRDELERRFLAEAEAMADIRHHNVATVLDTGRDAAGRPFFTMEYCCDNVGALIGETYRVEAPSRVLRLDRATDIAAQALNALACLHDSGIVHRDMKPFNLLLAPDGTVKLIDFGLSRLRGERMRLHGSERVGSPYYAAPEQEAAPDAADARADLYAVGVMLFRMLTGHLPEVANQPASHFNPELDATWDAFLRQSLARDREERFPTARAMRDALAALVAAWRERIDATCALPNISPDIAPDVEHLVETWTAPLRATPLRTGTVDADAAFDVDDLGRPIAFCANDFQDRGDTVYDATTGLVWQTGCSAQAMDWTEAEAYARALGSARFAGYDGWRLPTAPELLSLVTPVRKGRDFCVESLFSTACKRLWTADHRTHTAAWYADMELGFLWRHDLTCRNWVRAVCSTQTVPRR; from the coding sequence ATGCGCAGCATCGCTCAGTACGAAATTCTCGGTCTGCTCGGGCGCGGCGGCATGGGCGCGGTGTACAAGGTCCGCAAGGCGGACGGTCCTATCGTGGCTCTCAAGATTCTTGCCCCCACGGAACTCCTCGAAGCGGTGGCCGGGCGTGACGAACTCGAACGGCGCTTTCTGGCCGAGGCCGAGGCCATGGCTGACATCCGCCACCACAACGTCGCCACAGTGCTCGACACCGGGCGCGACGCCGCCGGACGCCCCTTCTTCACCATGGAATACTGCTGCGACAACGTCGGCGCACTCATCGGCGAGACCTACCGCGTGGAAGCCCCCTCGCGCGTACTGCGTCTCGACCGCGCCACAGACATCGCCGCGCAGGCCCTCAACGCCCTCGCCTGCCTGCACGACTCGGGCATCGTCCACCGCGACATGAAGCCCTTCAACCTGCTCCTCGCGCCGGACGGCACGGTCAAGCTCATCGACTTCGGCCTGTCGCGCCTGCGCGGAGAACGCATGCGCCTGCACGGCTCGGAACGAGTTGGCTCGCCCTACTACGCCGCACCGGAGCAGGAAGCCGCGCCGGACGCCGCCGACGCCCGCGCCGACCTCTACGCCGTTGGCGTCATGCTCTTCCGCATGCTGACCGGGCATCTGCCCGAGGTCGCCAACCAGCCCGCCAGCCATTTCAATCCGGAACTCGACGCGACATGGGACGCCTTTCTCCGCCAGTCACTAGCCCGCGACCGCGAGGAACGCTTCCCCACCGCCCGCGCCATGCGCGACGCCCTCGCTGCACTCGTCGCAGCATGGCGCGAGCGCATCGACGCCACCTGCGCCCTGCCCAACATCTCGCCCGACATCGCACCGGACGTGGAGCACCTCGTGGAAACGTGGACCGCACCCCTGCGCGCCACGCCCCTGCGCACCGGTACCGTGGACGCGGACGCAGCCTTCGACGTGGACGACCTTGGCCGCCCCATCGCCTTCTGCGCCAACGACTTTCAGGACCGAGGCGACACCGTGTACGACGCGACCACCGGCCTTGTCTGGCAGACGGGCTGTTCTGCGCAGGCCATGGACTGGACCGAGGCCGAGGCCTACGCCCGCGCCCTTGGCTCCGCGCGCTTCGCCGGGTATGACGGATGGCGGCTGCCCACAGCGCCGGAACTGCTCTCCCTCGTCACGCCGGTTCGCAAGGGACGCGACTTCTGCGTGGAGTCGCTCTTTTCCACGGCCTGCAAGCGCCTGTGGACCGCGGACCACCGGACGCACACCGCCGCGTGGTACGCCGACATGGAACTCGGCTTCCTGTGGCGGCACGACCTGACCTGCCGCAACTGGGTTCGCGCCGTGTGCTCGACTCAGACGGTCCCAAGGAGATAA
- a CDS encoding dissimilatory sulfite reductase D family protein produces the protein MAEAKQQIIDFCQSKSKSKFYFNDFTKLFPDEKARDVKKILTALVNEEVMEFWSSGSTTMYGLKGAGKQAGAEGED, from the coding sequence ATGGCTGAAGCCAAACAGCAGATCATTGATTTCTGCCAGTCCAAGTCCAAGAGCAAGTTTTACTTCAATGACTTCACGAAGCTCTTCCCTGACGAGAAGGCCCGTGACGTCAAGAAGATCCTCACCGCTCTGGTGAACGAAGAAGTCATGGAGTTCTGGTCCTCCGGCTCCACCACCATGTACGGCCTCAAGGGCGCTGGCAAGCAGGCCGGTGCCGAGGGCGAGGATTAA
- a CDS encoding GNAT family N-acetyltransferase has product MSMTCRPLLPDETAQAAALIEESFDHGVAPLYPREGIEEFKSFVTPQSLRERLSGTGFAFAAERDGTLVGVVEVRDGHHIAMLFVAPHCQRQGIGRMLLRHATTACLERDPTLDAITVFSSPNSVGAYKRFGFAADGPEQEKNGIRYTPMTLDLSQTRN; this is encoded by the coding sequence ATGAGCATGACGTGCAGACCGCTTCTCCCGGACGAAACCGCACAGGCCGCGGCCCTCATCGAGGAATCGTTCGACCACGGCGTGGCCCCGCTTTATCCACGCGAAGGCATTGAGGAATTCAAGAGCTTCGTCACACCGCAAAGCCTCCGGGAGCGCCTCTCCGGAACAGGCTTCGCCTTCGCCGCGGAGCGCGACGGCACGCTCGTCGGCGTCGTGGAGGTGCGCGACGGGCACCACATCGCCATGCTCTTCGTCGCCCCGCACTGCCAGCGGCAGGGCATCGGGCGCATGCTCCTCCGCCATGCCACCACGGCCTGCCTCGAACGCGACCCGACCCTTGACGCGATAACGGTCTTTTCGTCGCCCAATTCCGTCGGCGCTTACAAGCGCTTCGGATTCGCGGCCGACGGCCCGGAACAGGAGAAGAACGGCATCCGCTACACGCCGATGACACTCGACCTGTCCCAGACACGCAACTGA
- a CDS encoding metallophosphoesterase family protein — MKLAVLSDIHGNLNAFEAVLADMDAVGVDEIASLGDIIGYGPNPDDCVALLRSRTSLSVLGNHEHGVLRERHRVWFGEKPRIAVEITAALISADTRAYIASLPRAIVFRGMRFVHGYPPDSPYFYLYAADEERLARTFARLAEDICFVGHTHMLELVADDHGTPVRTTLTPGVHTLPRDRKHIVNVGSVGQPRDDFDRRAKYVIFDTQTRTLEVRLVAYDARPMAERMLAQGVPEVFARRLFE; from the coding sequence ATGAAGCTGGCGGTGCTTTCGGACATTCACGGCAATCTGAACGCCTTCGAGGCGGTGCTTGCGGACATGGACGCCGTCGGCGTCGACGAAATCGCAAGCCTTGGTGACATCATCGGCTACGGCCCGAATCCGGACGACTGCGTGGCCCTGCTGCGCTCGCGCACGTCCCTTTCCGTGCTCGGCAACCACGAGCACGGCGTCCTGCGCGAACGCCACCGCGTGTGGTTCGGCGAAAAGCCACGTATCGCCGTCGAGATCACCGCCGCCCTCATCTCCGCGGACACGCGCGCCTATATCGCCTCCCTGCCCCGTGCCATCGTCTTCCGGGGCATGCGCTTCGTACACGGCTATCCACCGGACAGCCCCTACTTCTACCTCTATGCCGCCGACGAGGAACGCCTTGCGCGAACCTTCGCCCGCCTCGCGGAGGACATCTGCTTCGTCGGGCACACGCACATGCTTGAACTCGTCGCCGACGACCACGGCACTCCCGTTCGCACGACGCTCACCCCCGGAGTGCACACGCTCCCGCGCGACCGCAAGCACATCGTCAACGTGGGCAGCGTCGGCCAGCCGCGCGACGACTTCGACCGCCGCGCGAAGTACGTCATATTCGACACGCAAACCCGAACCCTCGAAGTGCGGCTTGTGGCCTACGACGCCCGCCCCATGGCCGAGCGCATGCTCGCGCAGGGCGTTCCCGAGGTCTTCGCGCGCAGACTGTTCGAGTAG
- the lepB gene encoding signal peptidase I, with protein MNPRWHKVVRDYAEALIIALILAFFIRSFVVQAFKIPSGSMLETLQIGDQLLVNKFLYGIKVPFTDITVVPISDPEHGDIIVFRYPLDESKDYIKRVIGLPGDTLEMRDNVVYRNGERLDEPYLAGLPAKNFPPAHNFGPVTLPDNKYFCMGDNRENSSDSRYWGFVDRSQIVGKAWRIYWSWDGPFSIRWSRLGSLVE; from the coding sequence ATGAATCCCAGATGGCACAAGGTTGTACGTGACTACGCGGAGGCGCTCATCATTGCGCTGATCCTCGCGTTTTTCATACGTTCTTTCGTGGTGCAGGCCTTCAAGATTCCCTCGGGTTCCATGCTTGAAACCCTGCAGATCGGCGATCAGTTGCTGGTCAACAAGTTCCTCTACGGCATCAAGGTCCCCTTCACAGACATCACCGTCGTTCCGATCTCCGACCCCGAGCACGGCGACATCATCGTCTTCCGCTATCCCCTCGACGAGTCCAAGGACTACATCAAGCGCGTCATCGGCCTGCCCGGAGACACGCTGGAGATGCGCGACAACGTCGTCTACCGCAATGGGGAGCGCCTCGACGAACCGTACCTCGCTGGACTTCCGGCCAAGAACTTCCCCCCGGCCCACAATTTCGGCCCGGTCACCCTGCCCGACAACAAGTACTTTTGTATGGGCGATAACCGCGAGAACTCCTCGGACTCCCGCTACTGGGGCTTCGTGGACCGTTCGCAGATTGTGGGCAAGGCGTGGCGCATCTACTGGTCGTGGGACGGGCCTTTCAGCATCCGCTGGAGCCGCCTCGGTAGCCTCGTGGAGTAG
- the lepA gene encoding translation elongation factor 4 produces the protein MSSTSNIRNFSIIAHIDHGKSTLADRILELTGLVGDRERREQYLDKMELERERGITIKAQTVRIPYTAKDGRKYVLNLIDTPGHVDFSYEVSRSLAACEGALLVVDATQGVQAQTLANVYLALEHDLEIIPVLNKIDLPSSDPDGVASEIEEIIGLDCSSAISVSAKTGLNVDAVLEAIVEKLPAPKGDPEAPLRALIFDSWYDSYRGVVVMFRILDGTIKKGDRILIHSTRRAFETTNLGVFSPEAKDVPELGPGDVGFMCANMKDLSDAPVGDTVTLMRNPTTTPFPGFKEIKPMVFCGLYPVEPAEYDPLKTALEKLQLNDAAFRFEPETSQALGFGFRAGFLGLLHMEIIQERLEREFGAKLIATAPSVAYKVTATDGTVLVIDNPSKLPEQQSIASLAEPFVRMEIHVPNEFVGAVLKLCEEKRGIQKDMRYLTSTRVIITYELPFAEIVYDFFDKLKSVTKGYASMDYEFIDFREADLVKLDMLINGDVVDALAVIVHRERAARYGRAVALKLKNSIPRQLYEVIVQAAIGTRVIARERNAPLRKNVTAKCYGGDITRKRKLLEKQKEGKKRMKKMGSVEIPQEAFLAALKADSD, from the coding sequence ATGAGCAGCACAAGCAATATCAGAAATTTCAGCATCATTGCGCATATCGACCACGGCAAATCCACCCTGGCCGACCGGATTCTCGAATTGACCGGACTCGTCGGCGACAGGGAGCGGCGCGAACAGTACCTCGATAAGATGGAACTGGAGCGCGAGCGCGGAATCACCATCAAGGCGCAGACCGTCCGCATCCCCTATACGGCGAAGGACGGGCGCAAATACGTGCTCAACCTCATTGACACGCCCGGACACGTGGACTTTTCCTATGAAGTCTCGCGTTCGCTGGCTGCGTGCGAGGGCGCGCTCCTCGTGGTGGACGCCACGCAGGGTGTGCAGGCCCAGACGCTGGCCAACGTGTACCTCGCGCTGGAGCACGATCTCGAAATTATTCCGGTGCTCAATAAGATCGACCTGCCAAGCTCCGATCCGGACGGCGTGGCCAGCGAGATCGAGGAGATCATCGGGCTGGACTGTTCCAGCGCCATCAGCGTGAGCGCCAAGACCGGGCTTAACGTGGACGCCGTCCTCGAAGCCATCGTGGAGAAGCTGCCCGCGCCCAAGGGCGACCCGGAGGCTCCGCTTCGCGCGCTCATCTTCGACTCGTGGTACGACTCGTACCGCGGCGTGGTGGTCATGTTCCGCATTCTGGACGGCACCATCAAAAAGGGTGACCGCATCCTCATCCACTCCACCCGGCGGGCCTTCGAGACCACCAACCTCGGCGTGTTCTCGCCCGAGGCCAAGGACGTTCCCGAACTCGGCCCCGGTGACGTGGGATTCATGTGCGCCAACATGAAGGACCTCTCGGATGCGCCCGTGGGTGACACCGTCACCCTCATGCGTAATCCCACGACCACGCCGTTCCCCGGCTTCAAGGAAATCAAGCCCATGGTCTTCTGCGGCCTGTACCCGGTGGAACCCGCCGAGTACGACCCGCTGAAGACCGCCCTCGAAAAGCTCCAGCTCAACGACGCGGCCTTCCGCTTCGAGCCGGAGACCTCGCAGGCTCTCGGCTTCGGTTTCCGTGCGGGCTTCCTCGGCCTGCTGCACATGGAGATCATCCAGGAGCGGCTGGAGCGCGAATTCGGAGCCAAGCTCATCGCCACGGCTCCGTCCGTGGCCTACAAGGTCACCGCCACCGACGGCACCGTCCTTGTCATCGACAATCCGAGCAAGCTGCCGGAACAGCAGTCCATCGCCTCGCTGGCCGAGCCGTTCGTGCGCATGGAAATCCATGTGCCCAACGAGTTCGTGGGCGCGGTGCTCAAGCTGTGCGAGGAGAAGCGCGGCATCCAGAAGGATATGCGCTACCTGACGTCCACGAGGGTCATCATCACCTACGAGCTGCCCTTCGCGGAAATCGTCTATGATTTCTTCGACAAGCTGAAGTCCGTGACCAAGGGCTACGCGTCCATGGATTACGAGTTCATCGACTTCCGCGAGGCCGACCTCGTGAAGCTCGATATGCTCATCAATGGCGACGTCGTCGATGCGCTGGCGGTCATCGTGCACCGGGAGCGCGCCGCGCGCTACGGCCGTGCCGTGGCCTTGAAGCTTAAGAACTCCATCCCCCGTCAGCTCTACGAAGTGATCGTGCAGGCGGCCATCGGCACGCGGGTCATCGCCCGCGAACGCAACGCCCCCCTGCGCAAGAACGTCACGGCCAAGTGCTACGGCGGCGACATCACCCGAAAGCGCAAGCTCCTCGAAAAGCAGAAAGAGGGTAAGAAGCGCATGAAGAAGATGGGTAGCGTGGAGATTCCGCAGGAAGCCTTCCTCGCCGCCCTCAAGGCCGATTCGGACTAG
- a CDS encoding YkgJ family cysteine cluster protein has product MTQEKTRTHCEQCGTCCRKGGPSLHRDDLRLFAEGILGFGDVVTLRRGEFVHDQITGQLAPLEEELVKLRGTGLSWSCAQLELDGNMCRIYDNRPVECAALKCWDTAEVEAMYAVDRIVRADILPEGHPLLDLVEAHEAECPYERLEDAMLGFVNDDPGAEAAVFEMIDYDANFRTVFRERTGASAEDCDFLFGRPLHRTIRQYGVDIVTRDGRSRLTRMAHP; this is encoded by the coding sequence ATGACTCAGGAAAAGACCAGAACGCATTGCGAACAGTGTGGCACCTGCTGCCGCAAGGGCGGCCCGTCGCTGCACCGCGACGACCTGCGCCTGTTCGCAGAGGGAATCCTCGGATTCGGCGACGTGGTGACCCTGCGCCGTGGCGAATTCGTCCACGACCAGATCACCGGCCAGCTCGCCCCGTTGGAAGAGGAACTCGTGAAGCTGCGCGGCACGGGCCTGTCGTGGTCCTGCGCGCAGCTCGAACTGGACGGCAACATGTGCCGTATCTACGACAACCGCCCCGTGGAATGCGCCGCCCTCAAATGCTGGGACACCGCAGAGGTCGAGGCCATGTACGCCGTGGACCGCATCGTCCGCGCGGACATCCTGCCCGAGGGCCATCCCCTGCTCGACCTCGTCGAGGCGCACGAGGCCGAATGCCCCTACGAGCGTCTTGAGGACGCCATGCTCGGCTTCGTCAACGACGATCCCGGCGCGGAGGCCGCAGTCTTCGAAATGATCGACTACGACGCCAACTTCCGCACCGTGTTTCGCGAACGCACCGGCGCGTCCGCCGAGGATTGCGACTTTCTCTTCGGCCGCCCGCTGCACCGCACCATCCGCCAGTACGGCGTGGACATCGTCACCCGCGATGGCCGAAGCCGCCTTACGCGAATGGCGCACCCCTAA
- a CDS encoding YifB family Mg chelatase-like AAA ATPase encodes MLAKASCAALMGIDAFKVELEVDFSRCGMPAFTMVGLAEGAVRESKERVMAALRNCGFRLPPSRITVNLAPANLRKEGSAYDLPLALGLLAGAGVLDAESLNGWFLAGELSLTGELKGVSGVLPLAVRARDDGARGLIVPAVNAAEASVVDGVSVYAAQTLADAVRLVTGDADAAPVTNGLDELWADRENFPMDFAEVKGQEHAKRAIEIAAAGGHNLIFIGPPGSGKTMLASRIPTVLPPLGFDEALEVTKVYSVAGLLDGRALCVSRPFRSPHHTISDAGLIGGGAHPRPGEVSLAHRGVLFLDELPEFKKHVLEVLRQPLEDGRVTISRAAVSLTYPADLMLVAAMNPCPCGYLGDSAHACTCSPHQIANYRSRLSGPLLDRIDLHVEVPAVKYEDLKASGCGADSAGMRARIQAAREVQARRYAGQGVLTNADLGGRLLERHCALSEMEHAFLEKAVHRLGLSARAYTRVLRIARTIADLDGAQRIECGHLAEAINYRSLDRPSA; translated from the coding sequence ATGCTCGCTAAAGCCTCCTGCGCTGCCCTCATGGGTATCGACGCCTTCAAGGTCGAACTCGAAGTGGATTTTTCGCGATGCGGCATGCCCGCCTTTACCATGGTCGGGCTGGCCGAAGGGGCCGTGCGCGAGAGTAAGGAACGCGTGATGGCCGCGCTACGCAATTGCGGATTCAGGCTTCCGCCCTCGCGCATCACCGTCAATCTCGCTCCGGCCAATCTGCGCAAGGAGGGGAGCGCCTACGATCTGCCCCTCGCCCTCGGCCTGCTCGCCGGTGCCGGTGTGCTCGACGCCGAAAGTTTGAATGGCTGGTTTCTGGCCGGGGAACTGTCCCTGACTGGGGAACTCAAGGGCGTGTCCGGGGTGTTGCCGCTGGCCGTGCGCGCACGCGATGACGGGGCGCGGGGGCTCATCGTGCCCGCCGTCAACGCCGCCGAGGCCTCGGTCGTGGACGGCGTGTCCGTCTATGCCGCGCAGACCCTCGCTGACGCCGTGCGTCTTGTGACGGGTGATGCCGACGCCGCTCCTGTGACGAACGGGCTCGACGAACTCTGGGCGGACCGCGAGAATTTCCCCATGGACTTCGCCGAGGTCAAGGGACAGGAGCACGCCAAGCGTGCCATTGAGATCGCGGCCGCTGGCGGGCACAACCTCATTTTCATCGGACCTCCCGGCAGCGGCAAGACCATGCTCGCCAGCCGCATCCCCACGGTGCTTCCGCCGCTCGGCTTCGACGAGGCGCTGGAAGTGACCAAGGTCTACTCCGTGGCCGGACTGCTGGACGGCAGGGCGCTGTGCGTGTCGCGCCCATTCCGGAGTCCGCATCACACCATTTCCGATGCCGGACTCATCGGCGGCGGCGCGCATCCGCGCCCCGGCGAGGTTTCGTTGGCGCATCGCGGCGTGCTCTTCCTCGACGAGTTGCCGGAGTTCAAGAAGCACGTGCTGGAAGTCCTGCGCCAGCCGCTGGAGGACGGGCGGGTCACCATCTCCCGCGCCGCCGTGTCCCTGACCTATCCTGCGGACCTCATGCTGGTGGCGGCCATGAATCCGTGCCCGTGTGGCTACCTTGGCGATTCGGCCCACGCGTGCACCTGTTCCCCGCATCAGATCGCCAACTACCGCTCGCGCTTGTCTGGCCCCCTGCTGGACCGCATCGATCTGCATGTGGAAGTGCCCGCCGTGAAGTATGAGGACCTCAAGGCCTCTGGTTGCGGCGCGGATTCGGCGGGCATGCGGGCGCGCATTCAGGCCGCGCGCGAGGTGCAGGCGAGGCGCTATGCCGGGCAGGGCGTGCTGACCAACGCCGATCTTGGCGGGCGGCTCTTGGAGCGCCACTGCGCCCTGTCCGAGATGGAGCATGCCTTTCTGGAAAAGGCCGTGCATCGCCTCGGCCTCTCGGCCCGCGCCTACACCCGCGTGCTGCGCATCGCACGGACCATTGCCGATCTCGATGGTGCGCAGCGCATCGAATGCGGCCATCTGGCCGAGGCCATCAACTATCGGAGTCTGGACAGGCCAAGCGCCTAG
- a CDS encoding ATP-binding protein — protein sequence MHHHARYFLAQLSLPVRKIMAATAVDCARHVAQTLGFNKTEIFGVKMAVEEAFINATNYYPDEVGPDELIYLDFFVENDALIISVRDKGIPFDQKRAAQFSADNSCNSDARAMHTFMDSVTVLSHGRDGREVRLTKRIQTGTLPAELVDDKQASVKKPRTTVKAPLIRLARRADDLAEVCRLAWRCYGFTHEELLYDPGLLTEKVAKGEFKSVIAIDPESGRIFGHIGLKYHCPDDPAPELGLAFVDPAFRSPQVPLKMANVLFDIAEADGAKGIFDCSVTTHTFSQKGMQDRGSRPCCIMLGIAASGMQAKELKTSRQAKGSVVNHYYAFDHSRRTIYIPPHHQAMVNDIYGWMEVPRDFGTPAVTPPAETSSISVIDLPDALNASFIIVHAIGAETAAEVGIRLRQCRTMRKDAVFAFIPTNDAASPALVEQCEAMGFFFSGVMPHIHGGEDRILLQFVDIPINLDAIKVYGDMTRTLFDYITREQLKALGPR from the coding sequence ATGCACCACCACGCACGCTATTTTCTGGCTCAGCTCTCTCTCCCGGTCCGCAAGATCATGGCTGCAACCGCAGTCGACTGTGCGCGCCATGTTGCGCAGACACTCGGCTTCAACAAGACAGAAATCTTCGGCGTCAAAATGGCCGTTGAAGAGGCCTTCATCAATGCAACGAATTACTATCCGGACGAAGTAGGCCCGGATGAACTGATATATTTAGACTTTTTCGTCGAAAACGACGCGCTAATCATTTCCGTCAGGGACAAAGGCATCCCTTTCGATCAAAAACGCGCTGCACAATTCTCCGCAGACAACTCCTGCAATTCCGACGCACGGGCAATGCACACGTTCATGGATTCGGTCACGGTCCTTTCCCATGGCCGCGACGGCAGAGAGGTGCGCCTGACCAAGAGGATTCAAACTGGAACCCTGCCCGCCGAACTGGTTGACGACAAACAGGCATCAGTCAAAAAACCGCGTACAACAGTGAAAGCGCCACTCATACGTCTGGCCCGCCGTGCAGACGACCTCGCCGAAGTCTGCCGGTTGGCATGGCGCTGTTATGGATTCACCCACGAGGAACTTCTCTACGACCCCGGCTTGCTAACCGAAAAGGTCGCCAAGGGAGAATTCAAATCCGTCATCGCGATCGACCCGGAGAGTGGGCGCATTTTCGGGCACATCGGGCTCAAGTATCACTGCCCTGACGACCCGGCCCCGGAACTGGGGCTGGCATTCGTGGACCCGGCATTTCGTTCGCCACAGGTGCCGCTGAAAATGGCCAACGTCCTCTTCGACATTGCGGAAGCGGATGGGGCCAAGGGGATTTTCGACTGCTCCGTCACCACGCATACGTTTTCGCAAAAGGGCATGCAGGACAGGGGTTCCAGGCCATGCTGCATCATGCTGGGCATCGCCGCTTCCGGCATGCAGGCCAAGGAACTGAAGACCTCCCGACAGGCCAAGGGTTCTGTCGTGAACCACTACTATGCCTTCGATCACTCCCGCCGCACGATCTACATCCCGCCACATCATCAGGCCATGGTGAACGACATATACGGCTGGATGGAAGTCCCGAGGGACTTCGGAACACCCGCCGTCACTCCCCCTGCTGAGACCTCCTCCATCAGCGTTATCGACCTTCCGGACGCACTCAACGCGAGCTTCATCATCGTCCACGCCATCGGCGCGGAAACGGCGGCCGAGGTGGGCATCCGGCTGCGTCAATGCCGCACCATGCGAAAGGATGCCGTGTTCGCCTTCATCCCGACCAACGACGCCGCGTCGCCAGCCCTTGTCGAGCAGTGCGAGGCCATGGGGTTCTTCTTCTCGGGCGTCATGCCGCACATCCATGGGGGAGAGGACCGGATACTCCTGCAGTTCGTAGATATCCCCATCAATCTTGATGCGATCAAGGTGTATGGCGACATGACCAGGACGCTCTTCGACTACATCACGCGCGAACAGCTCAAGGCTCTCGGCCCGCGCTAA